One Planctomycetota bacterium genomic window carries:
- a CDS encoding prepilin-type N-terminal cleavage/methylation domain-containing protein — protein MARRAFTLIELLVVIAIIALLIGILLPSLGSARRAERSTRCMSNMKNLVAGWTMYADAHREVLVAHRAPGLPGGTSSPDNWHEVGNGLKFRPTWIARIGGYVGIYAFAEPRTDFDRQDFDSRVYVCPEAPERVDERNSTYGYNYQFLGNSRQTGGVWHKYPVRMSAILQTSRTVVAGDASGSSADFPPEQRRPYENDGRTEAALGNEGYTIDPPRLTPTSDLGTAPYRNGMDARHSSKKAAAMFADGHSGVLGLTDLGYRVLGDGRLARTATGPRTDGGPGDGPDPRNDLFGGTGTDIDPPNLP, from the coding sequence ATGGCCCGTCGCGCGTTCACGCTCATCGAGCTGCTCGTCGTCATCGCGATCATCGCGCTGCTCATCGGCATTCTGCTGCCCTCGCTCGGGTCGGCGCGGCGTGCCGAGCGGTCGACCCGCTGCATGTCGAACATGAAGAACCTGGTCGCCGGCTGGACGATGTACGCCGACGCGCACCGCGAGGTGCTGGTGGCGCACCGCGCGCCCGGGCTGCCCGGGGGCACGTCGAGCCCCGACAACTGGCACGAGGTGGGCAACGGGCTGAAGTTCCGCCCGACGTGGATCGCGCGCATCGGCGGGTACGTGGGCATCTACGCCTTCGCCGAACCCCGCACGGACTTTGATCGCCAGGACTTCGACAGCCGCGTGTACGTCTGCCCCGAGGCGCCCGAGCGCGTCGACGAGCGCAACAGCACGTACGGGTACAACTACCAGTTCCTGGGCAACAGCCGCCAGACGGGCGGGGTGTGGCACAAATATCCCGTGCGGATGTCGGCGATTCTCCAGACCTCGCGCACGGTGGTGGCGGGCGATGCGTCGGGGTCGTCGGCGGATTTCCCGCCCGAGCAACGCCGCCCGTACGAGAACGACGGGCGCACCGAGGCGGCCCTGGGCAACGAGGGGTACACGATCGACCCGCCCCGCCTCACGCCGACCTCGGACCTGGGCACCGCGCCGTACCGCAACGGGATGGACGCGCGCCACTCGTCGAAGAAGGCGGCCGCCATGTTCGCCGACGGGCACTCGGGCGTGCTGGGGCTCACCGACCTGGGCTATCGCGTGCTCGGCGACGGCCGCCTAGCGCGCACCGCCACGGGCCCGCGCACCGACGGCGGGCCGGGCGACGGCCCCGACCCGCGCAACGACCTCTTCGGCGGCACGGGCACGGACATCGACCCGCCCAACCTGCCGTAG
- a CDS encoding AAA family ATPase, whose protein sequence is MRADRLTTIAQQVLSDAQSDAVARRSPEVSGLHILAAIIKDRSGPGWSILTRAGVEPMRVAQVTGAEIGRLPTTSTNAGVPGRQVLDVVTRAEQESTRLGDAYISSEHLLLALCDAPTPAKDVLSTLGVSRGRVEQAVKEIRAASGVTNVTDPDAESSFEALKKYAIDLTEKAQQGKVDPVIGRDEEIRRCMQVLERRTKNNPVLIGEPGVGKTAIAEGLALRIINGDCPENMRGKKIMALDVGQLLAGAKYRGEFEERLKGVLREVQASAGRIILFIDELHTILGAGAAEGAVSAGNMLKPALARGELRCIGATTLDEYRKHVEKDPAFERRFQPIIVDQPSVEETVAILRGLKPRYEAHHGVRILDEAILAAAQLSHRYIADRFLPDKAIDLIDEAAAKLRIENDSMPGELDELRRRVMQLEIEREALKIEATQGGEGTKRELDRIEKELSELQETNRTLTARWDEEKKELDAVKRVKELMAAKQVELEQAQRRGDLEAAARIRYGDLRDLEARLKEAERGLDARQARGDAMVKEEVDAEAIAGVVARWTGVPVSRLVESERDKLLRMEENLRGRVVGQDHALTAVADAVRRSRAGLSDPNRPVGSFLFLGPTGVGKTETCKALAEFLFDTDEAVVRIDMSEYGEKHAVARLIGAPPGYVGFDEGGQLTESVRRRPYCVILLDEIEKAHPDVFNILLQVLDDGRLTDGQGRTVDFKNAIVVMTSNYGSAQIQELTAQGAEDWEIEAAIREMLKRGPAGMMAEEFGKAAGLPSRVTEVMSRAAMTMSGGLMRPELLNRIDEVVIFHQLRREDLGRIVDIQLERLRGRLKERGMALDLTDEAKAQLASEGWDPQYGARPLKRTIQSRIENALASRMLAGEFGAGDTVRVAWDGGRFVFAKA, encoded by the coding sequence ATGCGTGCAGACCGATTGACGACCATTGCCCAGCAGGTGCTTTCCGACGCGCAGAGCGACGCGGTGGCGCGGCGCAGCCCCGAGGTGTCGGGGCTCCACATCCTGGCGGCGATCATCAAGGACCGATCCGGGCCGGGGTGGTCGATCCTGACCCGCGCGGGCGTGGAGCCGATGCGCGTGGCGCAGGTGACGGGGGCGGAGATCGGGCGGCTGCCGACGACCTCGACCAACGCGGGCGTTCCTGGGCGGCAGGTGCTGGACGTGGTGACGCGGGCCGAGCAGGAGAGCACGCGCCTGGGTGATGCGTATATCAGCAGCGAGCACCTGCTGCTGGCGCTGTGCGACGCGCCGACGCCGGCGAAGGACGTGCTGAGCACGCTGGGCGTGTCGAGGGGGCGCGTGGAGCAGGCGGTGAAGGAGATCCGGGCCGCCAGCGGGGTGACGAACGTGACCGATCCGGACGCCGAGAGCAGCTTCGAGGCGCTCAAGAAGTACGCGATCGACCTGACGGAGAAGGCCCAGCAGGGGAAGGTCGATCCGGTGATCGGGCGCGACGAAGAGATCCGGCGCTGCATGCAGGTGCTGGAGCGCCGGACGAAGAACAACCCGGTGCTGATCGGCGAGCCGGGCGTGGGCAAGACGGCGATCGCCGAGGGGCTGGCGCTGCGGATCATCAACGGCGACTGCCCGGAGAACATGCGGGGCAAGAAGATCATGGCGCTCGACGTGGGCCAGTTGCTGGCGGGCGCGAAGTACCGGGGCGAGTTCGAGGAGCGCCTGAAGGGCGTGCTGCGCGAGGTGCAGGCGTCGGCGGGGCGGATCATCCTGTTCATCGACGAGCTGCACACGATCCTGGGGGCGGGGGCGGCCGAGGGCGCGGTGAGCGCGGGCAACATGCTCAAGCCCGCGCTGGCGCGGGGCGAACTGCGCTGCATCGGCGCCACGACGCTGGACGAGTATCGCAAGCACGTCGAGAAGGACCCGGCGTTCGAGCGGCGATTCCAGCCGATCATCGTCGACCAGCCGAGCGTCGAAGAGACCGTCGCGATCCTGCGCGGGCTCAAGCCCCGGTACGAGGCGCACCACGGCGTGCGGATCCTCGACGAGGCGATCCTCGCCGCGGCCCAGCTCAGCCATCGGTACATCGCCGACCGGTTCCTGCCCGACAAGGCGATCGACCTGATCGACGAGGCGGCGGCGAAGCTGCGCATCGAGAACGACAGCATGCCGGGCGAGCTCGACGAACTGCGCCGGCGCGTCATGCAGCTCGAGATCGAGCGCGAGGCGCTCAAGATCGAGGCCACGCAGGGGGGCGAGGGCACGAAGCGCGAGCTCGACCGCATCGAGAAGGAGCTGTCGGAGCTGCAGGAGACCAACCGCACGCTGACGGCCCGGTGGGACGAGGAGAAGAAGGAGCTCGACGCCGTCAAGCGCGTGAAGGAACTGATGGCGGCGAAGCAGGTGGAACTGGAGCAGGCGCAGCGCCGGGGCGACCTGGAGGCCGCCGCCCGGATCCGCTACGGCGATCTGCGCGACCTGGAGGCGCGGCTGAAGGAGGCGGAGCGGGGCCTGGACGCGCGCCAGGCGCGGGGCGACGCGATGGTGAAGGAAGAGGTCGACGCGGAGGCGATCGCGGGCGTGGTGGCGCGCTGGACGGGCGTGCCGGTGTCGCGCCTGGTGGAGAGCGAGCGCGACAAGCTGCTGCGGATGGAGGAGAACCTGCGCGGTCGCGTGGTGGGGCAGGACCATGCGCTGACGGCGGTGGCGGACGCCGTGCGCCGGAGCAGGGCGGGCCTGAGCGACCCCAATCGGCCGGTGGGGAGCTTCCTGTTCCTGGGCCCCACGGGCGTGGGCAAGACCGAGACGTGCAAGGCGCTGGCGGAGTTCCTGTTCGACACCGACGAGGCGGTGGTGCGCATCGACATGAGCGAGTACGGCGAGAAGCACGCCGTGGCGCGGCTCATCGGCGCGCCGCCCGGGTACGTCGGGTTCGACGAAGGCGGGCAACTGACCGAGAGCGTGCGGCGCCGGCCGTACTGCGTGATCCTGCTCGACGAGATCGAGAAGGCGCACCCGGACGTGTTCAACATCCTGCTGCAGGTGCTCGACGACGGGCGCCTGACCGACGGGCAGGGGCGCACGGTGGACTTCAAGAACGCGATCGTGGTGATGACGAGCAACTATGGGTCGGCGCAGATCCAGGAACTGACCGCGCAGGGCGCGGAAGACTGGGAGATCGAGGCGGCGATCCGCGAGATGCTCAAGCGCGGGCCGGCGGGGATGATGGCCGAGGAGTTCGGCAAGGCGGCCGGGCTGCCCAGCCGCGTGACGGAGGTGATGAGCCGCGCCGCGATGACGATGTCGGGCGGGCTGATGCGCCCCGAGTTGCTCAACCGCATCGACGAGGTGGTGATCTTCCACCAGTTGCGGCGCGAGGACCTCGGGCGCATCGTGGACATCCAGTTGGAGCGCCTGCGCGGGCGGCTCAAGGAGCGCGGCATGGCCCTGGACCTCACCGACGAAGCGAAGGCGCAGTTGGCGAGCGAAGGATGGGACCCGCAGTACGGGGCGAGGCCCCTGAAGCGGACGATCCAGTCGCGGATCGAGAACGCGCTGGCGAGCCGCATGCTCGCTGGCGAGTTCGGCGCGGGCGACACGGTGCGCGTGGCGTGGGACGGCGGGCGGTTCGTGTTCGCGAAGGCGTAG
- a CDS encoding prepilin-type N-terminal cleavage/methylation domain-containing protein: MKRRAFTLLEMTLAVAIASGLVLVAMMMFMSMERTDRLLGVRAEQGSDLAQVRLVMQRATLSFLMTPRATRPRATPTARARETGTEAEGEAEERLLTPRVILEADPRVAGIMMSRRDDPGVYAVQRLEAVLMDSPVPDSSRDLWRWVDGTTRRARRSADDVAKDERGASAAADADVEEAQAPVRAVRGAFEFWPQGSRGAQGDLEAIRALSGGPTETPILWELWWVPLPARGEYVDDPSPPSPVLGEAYQVAANIRYARWTFFDDRERKVAFEAATRQALPAYVELEIETGAGLRAKYMFETDGSYGPESARPPEAPPAPGEVARPSGAGGGGGFGSGAGGAGGGGTGGGTGGGKGGDKGGGKGGAK, encoded by the coding sequence GTGAAGCGACGCGCGTTCACGCTGCTGGAGATGACGCTGGCCGTCGCGATCGCGAGCGGGCTGGTGCTCGTCGCGATGATGATGTTCATGTCGATGGAGCGGACGGATCGGCTGCTGGGGGTGCGGGCGGAGCAGGGCTCGGACCTGGCGCAGGTGCGGCTGGTGATGCAGCGGGCGACGCTGTCGTTCCTGATGACGCCGCGGGCGACGCGTCCGCGAGCGACCCCGACCGCGCGGGCGCGCGAGACGGGCACGGAGGCGGAGGGGGAGGCGGAGGAGCGGCTGCTGACGCCCCGGGTGATCTTGGAGGCCGACCCGCGTGTCGCGGGGATCATGATGTCGCGTCGCGACGATCCGGGGGTCTACGCGGTGCAGCGGCTGGAAGCGGTGCTGATGGATTCGCCGGTGCCGGATTCATCGCGGGACCTGTGGCGGTGGGTGGATGGGACGACGCGTCGGGCGCGGCGATCGGCCGACGACGTGGCGAAGGACGAGCGTGGAGCGAGCGCGGCGGCGGATGCGGATGTGGAGGAGGCGCAGGCGCCGGTGCGGGCGGTGCGGGGGGCGTTCGAGTTCTGGCCGCAGGGAAGCCGCGGGGCGCAGGGTGATCTCGAGGCGATCCGCGCGCTGAGCGGCGGACCGACGGAGACGCCGATCTTGTGGGAGTTGTGGTGGGTGCCGCTGCCGGCGCGGGGCGAGTACGTGGACGACCCGTCGCCGCCGTCGCCGGTGCTGGGCGAGGCGTACCAGGTGGCGGCGAACATCCGGTACGCGCGGTGGACGTTCTTCGACGATCGCGAGCGGAAGGTGGCGTTCGAGGCGGCGACGCGCCAGGCGTTGCCGGCGTACGTGGAGTTGGAGATCGAGACGGGCGCGGGGCTGCGGGCGAAGTACATGTTCGAGACGGACGGCTCGTACGGGCCCGAGTCGGCGCGGCCGCCCGAGGCGCCGCCCGCGCCGGGCGAGGTGGCCAGGCCGTCGGGCGCTGGGGGCGGGGGCGGCTTCGGTTCCGGGGCCGGCGGCGCGGGCGGGGGCGGCACCGGCGGGGGCACCGGCGGGGGCAAGGGTGGCGACAAGGGCGGCGGGAAGGGGGGGGCCAAGTGA
- a CDS encoding type II secretion system protein, whose translation MTRGGPGGTRRGRLGTTLAWRRGLTFMETIGATVILALLAAVMFSAFNSMIAGQVRQRQRLACAEVANRLILQYLDDPDTMPPPSYPVEYEGERFRWELERTPVERVWANPEFIQENAGPTNVSVTDDRLEHVGVRVWLAEESGGSYVFDALVPHASMGRLIDPLGMRNPDTIEHIFGTPGSARYQRFMEEIARFSNSGGGSRRERAPARSPGGAAGGERPK comes from the coding sequence GTGACACGCGGCGGCCCGGGTGGAACTCGGCGCGGCAGGCTCGGCACGACGCTCGCGTGGCGCCGCGGGCTCACGTTCATGGAGACGATCGGCGCGACGGTCATCCTCGCCCTGCTGGCGGCGGTGATGTTCAGCGCGTTCAACTCCATGATCGCCGGGCAGGTGCGCCAGCGCCAGCGTCTCGCGTGCGCCGAGGTCGCCAACCGGCTGATCCTGCAGTACCTCGACGACCCGGACACCATGCCCCCGCCGTCGTACCCCGTGGAGTACGAGGGCGAGCGCTTCCGCTGGGAGCTTGAGCGCACGCCGGTCGAGCGCGTGTGGGCGAATCCGGAGTTCATCCAGGAGAACGCGGGCCCGACGAATGTCTCCGTGACGGACGACCGGCTGGAGCACGTGGGGGTGCGGGTGTGGCTGGCGGAGGAATCCGGCGGGTCGTACGTGTTTGATGCGCTGGTGCCCCACGCGAGCATGGGACGCCTGATCGATCCGCTGGGGATGCGCAACCCCGACACGATCGAGCACATCTTCGGCACGCCCGGGAGCGCGCGCTACCAGCGCTTCATGGAGGAGATCGCCCGGTTCTCGAACAGCGGGGGCGGGTCGCGGCGCGAGCGTGCGCCGGCGCGTTCGCCGGGCGGGGCCGCGGGCGGGGAGCGGCCCAAGTGA
- a CDS encoding type II secretion system protein GspG, with protein sequence MQRSTAAVVPARPGFSLLELTLVIAIMGVLIAVAAVSLAGAGERSKRRATEMTLTTVKNQIESYHLNYSAYPPDLRTLVTAKFLEDGKLRDGWDKPLVYDPRPAGAHKYVLGSAGENGQLGDEDDVDVWRINQESPGSN encoded by the coding sequence ATGCAGCGCAGCACCGCCGCCGTCGTGCCGGCACGTCCGGGTTTCTCGCTCCTCGAGCTCACGCTCGTGATCGCGATCATGGGCGTCCTGATCGCGGTGGCGGCGGTCAGTCTGGCGGGCGCGGGCGAGCGGTCCAAGCGGCGTGCGACGGAGATGACGCTGACGACCGTGAAGAACCAAATCGAGTCGTACCACCTGAACTACAGCGCCTATCCGCCGGACCTGCGCACGCTCGTGACGGCCAAGTTCCTGGAGGACGGGAAGTTGCGCGACGGCTGGGACAAGCCGCTCGTCTACGATCCGCGTCCGGCCGGCGCCCACAAGTACGTCCTGGGCTCGGCGGGCGAGAACGGGCAGTTGGGCGACGAGGACGACGTCGACGTCTGGCGCATCAACCAGGAATCGCCCGGGTCCAACTGA
- a CDS encoding PIN/TRAM domain-containing protein, producing the protein MNPPKVEPSPAEAAERQQSLIVRLVRVAYLILMTTFAALAVIQAASDPLASNVTWRWWAPMLFAGVLFGLALAVDVLTPRKKIATVLGVLTGVIAGMLATLVIGFVIDLLLQSWVPESEALKVLKPAVNSIKILIGISLCYLGVVIVLQTKDDFRLVIPYVEFAKQMRGVRPILVDTSILIDGRLTDIAPTGFIQAPVVVPRFVVQELQLLADHPDAVTRAKGRRGLDMIARLQRSPRIDVTIDERSIPGKNVDLMLVELARTMPAIILTADVGLARVAGIQNVGVLNLNDLANALKSALIPGESITLKIMRAGEQPGQGVGFLPDGTMVVVEDGGQRIGQVAPLTVVSSLQTSAGRLIFARLAEPPVPGQSGSPISGQSGGPGLSGAPLSAGDSAAGSRANFASGVPVGAPVEGPSPGDTSGPLEISPPVVRTPFPPKPPPSIRQGSPRNPRR; encoded by the coding sequence GTGAACCCACCCAAGGTTGAACCCAGCCCCGCCGAGGCCGCCGAACGCCAGCAATCGCTGATCGTGCGCCTGGTGCGCGTGGCGTACCTCATCCTGATGACGACGTTCGCGGCGTTGGCGGTCATCCAGGCCGCCAGCGACCCGCTCGCCTCCAACGTCACCTGGCGCTGGTGGGCCCCCATGCTCTTCGCCGGGGTTCTGTTCGGTCTCGCCCTCGCGGTAGACGTGCTAACGCCCCGCAAGAAGATCGCGACCGTGCTGGGCGTGCTGACCGGGGTCATCGCGGGCATGCTCGCGACGCTGGTCATCGGCTTCGTCATCGACCTGCTGCTGCAGAGCTGGGTGCCCGAGTCCGAGGCGCTCAAGGTGCTCAAGCCCGCCGTCAACTCGATCAAGATCCTCATCGGCATCAGCCTGTGCTACCTGGGCGTGGTCATCGTCCTGCAGACCAAGGACGACTTCCGCCTGGTGATTCCCTATGTCGAGTTCGCGAAGCAGATGCGGGGCGTGCGTCCGATCCTCGTGGACACCTCGATCCTGATCGACGGGCGTCTGACCGACATCGCGCCGACGGGCTTCATCCAGGCACCGGTCGTCGTGCCGCGCTTCGTGGTGCAGGAACTCCAGTTGCTCGCCGACCATCCCGACGCCGTGACGCGGGCCAAGGGGCGTCGCGGGCTGGACATGATCGCCCGCCTGCAGCGCAGCCCGCGGATCGACGTGACGATCGACGAGCGCTCGATCCCCGGAAAGAACGTCGACCTGATGCTGGTCGAGCTGGCGCGCACGATGCCGGCGATCATCCTGACCGCCGACGTGGGCCTGGCGCGCGTCGCGGGGATCCAGAACGTCGGCGTGCTCAACCTCAACGACCTCGCCAACGCCCTCAAGAGCGCCCTCATCCCCGGCGAGTCCATCACGCTCAAGATCATGCGCGCGGGCGAACAGCCCGGGCAGGGCGTGGGCTTCCTGCCCGACGGCACCATGGTCGTCGTCGAGGACGGGGGCCAGCGCATCGGCCAGGTTGCGCCGCTCACCGTCGTCTCCTCGCTCCAGACCAGCGCGGGGCGGCTCATCTTCGCCCGCCTCGCCGAACCTCCTGTCCCCGGCCAGTCCGGCTCGCCCATCTCCGGGCAGAGCGGCGGGCCCGGGCTGTCCGGAGCCCCGCTCAGCGCCGGAGACTCCGCCGCCGGCAGCCGCGCCAACTTCGCGTCGGGCGTTCCCGTCGGCGCGCCGGTCGAAGGCCCCTCGCCCGGCGACACGTCCGGCCCGCTGGAAATCTCGCCCCCCGTCGTGCGGACGCCCTTCCCGCCCAAGCCGCCGCCGTCCATCCGCCAGGGCTCGCCCCGGAACCCGCGCCGATGA
- a CDS encoding aminotransferase class I/II-fold pyridoxal phosphate-dependent enzyme, with protein sequence MALVTTEHPFNTRTDSLLQSLREGGLWKRLRTIDSPMDAVVRMRMDDGSTREVICFCSNNYLGLANHPEVIDAGLRALRDYGAGTASVRFICGTFTPHEELEARIADYMGTQSAYTFVSCWTATEAVFPTLCEPGDIIISDELNHACIIDSVRLATTIKKGVHKALYKNNRLTGPGSLEEALVAARANPDVTGQVWVVTDGVFSMEGSIADLPAMRCLCDAHGAMLVVDDSHGHGVMGHTGRGTHEHWGMLDGPARVDAFTGTLGKALGGGAGGFVAGPRRMTDLIVQRGRPTLFSNALPVTVAASASKAIEVLRREPERVQRLRDNVRYARTRLKDAGFDVLPSPTAICPIIVHDTARAISMSARLLEKGVFVIGFGYPVVPEGHARLRCQISAAHTTQHIDALVDALKSL encoded by the coding sequence ATGGCCCTTGTGACCACCGAACATCCGTTCAACACCCGAACTGATTCCCTGCTCCAGTCGCTGCGCGAGGGCGGGCTGTGGAAGCGTCTGCGGACGATCGACAGCCCGATGGACGCCGTCGTGCGCATGCGGATGGACGACGGCTCGACGCGCGAGGTGATCTGCTTCTGCTCGAACAACTACCTCGGGCTGGCGAACCACCCGGAGGTGATCGACGCGGGGCTCAGGGCTTTGCGCGACTACGGCGCGGGCACGGCGAGCGTGCGGTTCATCTGCGGCACGTTCACGCCGCACGAGGAGCTCGAGGCGCGCATCGCCGACTACATGGGCACGCAGAGCGCGTACACGTTCGTGAGCTGCTGGACCGCGACCGAGGCGGTGTTTCCGACGCTGTGCGAGCCCGGGGACATCATCATCTCGGACGAACTGAACCACGCGTGCATCATCGACAGCGTGCGCCTCGCGACGACCATCAAGAAGGGCGTGCACAAGGCGCTGTACAAGAACAACCGGCTCACGGGGCCCGGCTCGCTCGAGGAGGCGCTCGTCGCGGCGCGGGCGAACCCGGACGTCACGGGCCAGGTCTGGGTCGTGACCGACGGGGTCTTCAGCATGGAGGGCTCGATCGCCGACCTCCCCGCCATGCGCTGCCTGTGCGACGCGCACGGCGCGATGCTCGTCGTCGACGACAGCCACGGGCACGGCGTCATGGGGCACACCGGGCGCGGCACGCACGAGCACTGGGGCATGCTCGACGGCCCGGCGCGCGTCGACGCCTTCACCGGCACGCTCGGCAAGGCCCTGGGCGGGGGCGCGGGGGGCTTCGTCGCCGGGCCCCGGCGCATGACCGACCTCATCGTCCAGCGCGGACGTCCCACGCTCTTCAGCAACGCCCTGCCCGTCACCGTTGCGGCGAGCGCGAGCAAGGCGATCGAGGTCCTGCGGCGCGAGCCCGAGCGCGTGCAGCGCCTGCGCGACAACGTCCGCTACGCACGCACACGCCTGAAAGACGCCGGGTTCGACGTGCTGCCCAGCCCCACGGCCATCTGCCCGATCATCGTGCACGACACCGCCCGCGCCATCTCGATGAGCGCGCGCCTGCTCGAGAAGGGCGTCTTCGTCATCGGCTTTGGGTATCCCGTCGTGCCCGAGGGGCACGCGCGCCTGCGCTGCCAGATCTCCGCGGCCCACACGACCCAGCACATCGACGCGCTCGTGGACGCCCTCAAGAGCCTGTGA
- a CDS encoding YceI family protein produces MQTRSRAWISITSLALVAGAGIATMSAIPAATPAPAPAAADTYTVDKVHSGVVFKIRHMGVANVYGMIHEPTGSFTIDPANPGASAIEVIVPSGKVDTGNAGRDAHIRKVDFFNAGEFPTITFKSTKFTPVSEGVYDVTGDLTFIGKTNPVTARLTVLGQGQGRGKQIMGVEATFSIKRTDFGNSTNVKDGGLSDEVWLTVALEGAK; encoded by the coding sequence ATGCAGACTCGTTCGCGCGCCTGGATCAGCATCACGTCGCTCGCACTCGTCGCCGGCGCCGGCATCGCCACGATGTCGGCCATCCCCGCCGCGACCCCCGCCCCGGCGCCCGCCGCCGCCGACACCTACACCGTGGACAAGGTCCACTCGGGCGTGGTGTTCAAGATCCGCCACATGGGCGTGGCGAACGTCTACGGCATGATCCACGAGCCCACCGGCTCGTTCACCATCGACCCCGCGAACCCGGGCGCCTCCGCCATCGAGGTGATCGTGCCCAGCGGGAAGGTCGATACCGGGAACGCCGGCCGCGACGCGCACATCCGCAAGGTCGACTTCTTCAACGCGGGCGAGTTCCCCACCATCACCTTCAAGTCCACCAAGTTCACGCCCGTCAGCGAGGGCGTCTACGACGTCACCGGCGATCTCACCTTCATCGGCAAGACCAACCCCGTCACCGCGCGCCTCACCGTGCTCGGGCAGGGACAGGGCCGCGGCAAGCAGATCATGGGCGTCGAGGCCACCTTCTCCATCAAGCGCACCGACTTCGGCAACTCCACCAACGTGAAGGACGGCGGGCTCAGCGACGAGGTCTGGCTCACCGTCGCCCTCGAAGGCGCGAAGTAA
- a CDS encoding DNRLRE domain-containing protein: MRGARLTNFVLGAVASAGLVGTVDGAVVTIPVAQDATIIQENGAIANGQGLGLFVGQTGADFTRRALVRFDLSSIPAGSTINSVSFAMNLTRAQSGSYAVALHRLTAGWNEGPSHVGNDNGQGSFAQTGDVTWTHRTFGAGPLWTTPGGDFVEQASASRTIGTALTAYTWTSTPLLVADVQAWLDAPATNFGWIIRGSETQFMSARRFASGEFSSPAQRPRITIDYTPVPSPGGWGLVGAGCLLAARRRR; the protein is encoded by the coding sequence ATGCGTGGTGCGCGTCTTACGAACTTCGTGCTCGGCGCGGTCGCGTCGGCGGGCCTGGTGGGAACGGTCGATGGTGCGGTCGTCACGATCCCCGTGGCGCAGGACGCGACGATCATCCAGGAGAACGGGGCGATCGCCAACGGGCAGGGCCTGGGCCTGTTCGTCGGGCAGACCGGCGCCGACTTCACGCGTCGGGCGCTGGTGCGGTTCGACCTGTCGTCGATCCCCGCGGGCAGCACGATCAACAGCGTGTCGTTCGCGATGAACCTGACGCGGGCGCAGTCGGGCTCGTACGCCGTGGCGCTGCACCGGCTGACGGCGGGCTGGAATGAGGGCCCCAGCCACGTGGGCAACGACAACGGGCAGGGCTCGTTCGCGCAGACCGGCGACGTGACGTGGACGCACCGCACGTTCGGCGCGGGCCCGCTGTGGACGACTCCCGGCGGGGATTTCGTCGAGCAGGCCAGCGCCTCGCGCACCATCGGCACCGCGCTCACGGCGTACACGTGGACCTCCACGCCGCTGCTCGTCGCTGACGTGCAGGCATGGCTGGACGCCCCGGCGACGAACTTCGGCTGGATCATCCGGGGCAGCGAGACGCAGTTCATGTCGGCGCGCCGGTTCGCGTCGGGCGAGTTCTCGTCGCCCGCGCAGCGCCCGCGCATCACGATCGACTACACCCCTGTCCCGTCGCCGGGCGGGTGGGGGCTGGTCGGGGCGGGCTGCCTGCTGGCGGCGCGGCGCCGGCGTTAG